The following coding sequences are from one Arthrobacter crystallopoietes window:
- the dxs gene encoding 1-deoxy-D-xylulose-5-phosphate synthase: MGLLETIRNPQDLSKLSTRQLESLAGEIRQFLITNVAQTGGHLGPNLGVVELTLGIHRVFDSPRDSIVFDTGHQSYVHKLVTGRQDFSTLRQEGGLSGYPERSESVHDIVESSHASSSLSWADGISRARKLNGEGERYVVAMVGDGALTGGMAWEAVNNIAADKDRRVVIVVNDNGRSYAPTIGGLADQLAALRSTIDKVRTHKAYEGTLDWWKDRLENGGVFSQLAYKSLHAAKKGIKDWWAPQGLFEDLGMKYIGPIDGHDMAAVEEALTQARKYAGPVIVHAMTEKGRGYAPARAHEADQFHAVGVIDPETGEPVDAGGVQSWTSVFANEIADIADERKDIVGITGAMLIPVGLHKFAANHPDRVIDVGIAEQHALTSAAGMAYGGLHPVVALYATFLNRAFDQLLMDVALHKAGVTVVLDRAGVTGPDGPSHHGMWDMAMLQIVPGLHLAAPRDASRLKEELREAVAVNDAPTVIRFSKGSVGSEVEAIERLKDGVDVLARRPSGSTENDVLIVSIGAMSELALEVSNRLGAQGISSTVVDPRWVLPVARSIIAMAAQHRIVIVIEDGVRAGGVGSRIRQEMRAEGVDTALNEVGLPVEFLSHGTRSQVMERVGLTARQVTHDVVAQVLGTKVPFARPLPGQEMPTGQIPKIQ, from the coding sequence ATGGGTCTACTGGAGACAATCCGTAATCCGCAGGACCTCAGCAAACTCAGCACGAGGCAGCTGGAAAGCCTCGCTGGGGAAATCCGCCAGTTCCTCATCACGAACGTGGCCCAGACCGGCGGGCATCTCGGACCCAACCTTGGGGTTGTCGAACTGACCCTGGGAATCCACCGGGTGTTCGATTCACCGCGGGACAGCATCGTCTTCGATACCGGCCACCAGTCCTACGTGCACAAACTGGTCACCGGCCGGCAGGACTTCTCTACGTTGCGGCAGGAGGGCGGCCTGTCCGGCTACCCGGAGCGCTCCGAATCCGTGCACGACATCGTCGAATCTTCCCATGCGTCGTCGTCGTTGTCCTGGGCCGACGGAATCTCCCGCGCCCGGAAGCTGAACGGCGAAGGTGAACGCTACGTCGTCGCCATGGTCGGCGACGGCGCACTGACCGGCGGCATGGCCTGGGAGGCCGTGAACAATATCGCGGCCGACAAGGACCGCCGCGTCGTCATCGTAGTCAACGACAATGGCCGTTCCTACGCGCCGACGATCGGCGGCCTGGCGGACCAGCTGGCCGCGCTGCGCTCCACCATCGACAAGGTCCGCACGCACAAGGCGTACGAAGGCACCCTGGACTGGTGGAAGGACCGGCTGGAGAACGGCGGCGTGTTCTCCCAGCTGGCCTACAAGAGCCTGCACGCCGCAAAGAAGGGCATCAAGGACTGGTGGGCGCCGCAGGGACTTTTCGAAGACCTGGGCATGAAATACATCGGCCCCATCGACGGCCATGACATGGCCGCGGTCGAGGAGGCGCTGACGCAGGCCCGCAAGTACGCCGGCCCGGTGATTGTCCACGCGATGACCGAGAAGGGCCGCGGCTACGCTCCGGCGCGGGCCCATGAAGCCGACCAGTTCCACGCCGTCGGCGTTATCGATCCGGAGACCGGCGAACCGGTTGACGCCGGGGGAGTGCAGTCCTGGACCTCGGTCTTCGCCAACGAAATCGCCGATATCGCCGATGAGCGCAAGGACATCGTCGGAATTACGGGTGCCATGTTGATCCCGGTGGGCCTGCACAAGTTTGCCGCGAACCATCCGGACCGGGTGATCGACGTCGGCATCGCCGAACAGCACGCGCTCACGAGCGCCGCGGGCATGGCCTACGGCGGGTTGCATCCGGTGGTTGCGCTCTATGCCACCTTCCTGAACCGTGCGTTCGACCAGTTGCTGATGGATGTTGCCCTGCACAAGGCCGGCGTCACCGTGGTCCTGGACCGGGCCGGCGTGACGGGGCCGGACGGGCCGAGCCATCACGGCATGTGGGACATGGCCATGCTGCAGATCGTGCCCGGGCTGCATCTGGCGGCGCCGCGCGATGCCTCCCGGTTGAAGGAAGAGCTGCGGGAGGCGGTCGCCGTCAATGACGCGCCCACGGTCATCCGCTTTTCCAAAGGTTCGGTCGGCTCGGAGGTCGAAGCCATCGAGCGGCTCAAGGACGGCGTAGATGTCCTGGCCCGCCGCCCGTCCGGCTCCACCGAAAACGACGTGCTCATCGTCAGCATCGGTGCGATGAGCGAACTCGCGCTGGAAGTCTCCAACCGGCTCGGTGCCCAGGGCATCAGCTCCACCGTGGTGGATCCGCGCTGGGTGCTGCCCGTCGCCCGGTCCATCATTGCGATGGCGGCGCAGCACCGGATCGTGATTGTGATCGAAGACGGCGTCCGTGCCGGCGGCGTTGGGTCCAGGATCCGGCAGGAAATGCGGGCAGAGGGCGTGGACACCGCGCTGAACGAGGTAGGTCTGCCGGTAGAGTTCCTGTCGCACGGAACCCGGTCGCAGGTGATGGAACGCGTCGGCCTGACCGCGCGCCAGGTTACCCACGACGTCGTTGCCCAGGTACTCGGAACCAAAGTGCCTTTCGCCCGGCCGCTGCCCGGCCAGGAAATGCCAACGGGCCAGATTCCCAAGATCCAGTGA
- a CDS encoding DUF402 domain-containing protein has protein sequence MSAPDPAAPGAAAASPSRRPERIEPGELVVMRNRKWNGEPHWVVPGDYLGEDRFGHWISQPTGSFVAKPAVAFYAASDALVMIPHDGHHVVTFFDELHPKKVEIYVDIVSDIRWQQLAAGIGYEVTLIDMDLDVIRTFDERGTWIDDEDEFAEHQVAMNYPAWAISATQTECNRIYSAVKDRVPPFDGTADDWFRKARP, from the coding sequence GTGAGCGCGCCGGATCCCGCTGCGCCAGGCGCTGCCGCCGCGTCCCCATCCCGCCGCCCGGAACGCATCGAACCAGGTGAACTGGTCGTGATGCGGAACAGGAAGTGGAACGGCGAGCCCCACTGGGTGGTGCCGGGGGACTATCTGGGCGAGGACCGCTTCGGGCACTGGATATCCCAGCCCACCGGCTCCTTCGTGGCGAAACCCGCCGTTGCCTTTTACGCTGCCTCCGACGCCTTGGTGATGATTCCGCACGACGGGCACCATGTGGTGACATTCTTCGACGAGCTGCACCCGAAAAAGGTGGAGATCTACGTCGATATCGTGTCGGACATCCGGTGGCAGCAGCTCGCTGCCGGCATCGGGTACGAGGTCACGCTGATCGACATGGATCTCGATGTCATCCGTACCTTCGACGAGCGCGGAACCTGGATCGACGACGAAGACGAGTTCGCGGAACACCAGGTGGCCATGAATTACCCCGCCTGGGCCATCTCTGCGACCCAGACCGAATGCAACAGAATCTATTCGGCGGTTAAAGACCGCGTACCGCCCTTTGACGGCACTGCCGACGACTGGTTTCGAAAGGCCCGCCCATGA
- a CDS encoding mismatch-specific DNA-glycosylase, which translates to MAFTRTELLGYQNAEVPDLLGPGLRLLFVGINPGLWSAATGTHFARPGNRFYPALAAAGITDRLIRAGEGMTEDDRSHLIARGVGITNVVSRASARADELGRAELQEGALRLADKVAVLGPGVVAVAGITAYRVGFGRPRAQLGRQPEAIGGAELWAVPNPSGLNAHQTVATLAAAYRQPALAAGLVLAGSVQGETPERAF; encoded by the coding sequence GTGGCTTTCACACGTACTGAACTGCTCGGCTACCAAAATGCCGAGGTTCCCGACCTCCTGGGTCCGGGTCTGCGACTGCTTTTCGTCGGCATCAATCCGGGCCTGTGGTCGGCCGCGACCGGAACGCACTTTGCCCGCCCCGGAAACCGTTTCTATCCGGCGCTGGCAGCCGCCGGCATCACGGACCGCCTCATCCGCGCCGGCGAAGGAATGACGGAGGACGACCGCAGCCACCTCATTGCCCGTGGTGTCGGCATTACCAACGTTGTGTCCCGGGCTTCTGCCCGGGCCGACGAGTTGGGCAGGGCAGAGCTGCAAGAGGGAGCGCTTCGGCTCGCAGACAAAGTCGCCGTGCTTGGCCCAGGCGTAGTGGCGGTGGCCGGGATTACCGCCTACCGCGTCGGTTTCGGACGTCCCAGGGCACAACTCGGACGCCAGCCGGAAGCAATTGGCGGGGCCGAATTGTGGGCCGTGCCCAATCCCAGCGGGCTGAACGCCCACCAGACCGTGGCCACGCTCGCCGCCGCGTACCGTCAGCCGGCGCTGGCCGCCGGCCTGGTACTGGCCGGGAGCGTGCAGGGCGAGACGCCGGAACGGGCTTTCTAG
- the argG gene encoding argininosuccinate synthase: MAKVLTSLPVGERVGIAFSGGLDTSVAVAWMRDGGAVPYTYTADLGQYDEPDIDAVPGRATEYGAELSRLIDCKPALVEEGLAALACGAFHIRSAGRAYFNTTPLGRAVTGTLLVRAMREDGVDIWGDGSTYKGNDIERFYRYGLLAHPRLRIYKPWLDPRFVSELGGRQEMSEWLTTHNFPYRDSAEKAYSTDANIWGATHEAKTLEHLDTSLEAVQPIMGVAFWRDDVEIATEDVTIRFEAGRPVAINGTEYSDAVALVNEANAIGGRHGLGMSDQIENRIIEAKSRGIYEAPAMALLHIAYERLLNAIHNEDTVASYHAQGRRLGRLMYEGRWLDPQALMLRESLQKWVGSAVTGEVTLRLRRGEDYTILDTSGPSLSYHPDKLSMERVGDAAFGPLDRIGQLTMRNLDIADSRSRLEQYAAQGLVGGPTAELVGALEAGGAEEIADTAEFDEAGRAADEALDRAAFDAGTD; the protein is encoded by the coding sequence ATGGCTAAAGTTTTGACTTCCCTTCCCGTCGGCGAACGTGTCGGCATCGCTTTTTCAGGCGGACTCGATACCTCCGTTGCCGTTGCCTGGATGCGCGACGGCGGCGCGGTTCCCTACACCTACACTGCCGATCTCGGCCAGTACGACGAACCGGACATTGACGCCGTTCCCGGACGTGCCACCGAATACGGTGCCGAGCTCTCCCGGCTGATCGATTGCAAGCCCGCCCTGGTGGAGGAAGGCCTGGCCGCTCTGGCATGCGGCGCTTTCCACATCCGCAGCGCCGGCCGCGCGTACTTCAACACCACGCCGCTCGGCCGCGCCGTCACCGGCACCCTGCTGGTCCGCGCCATGCGCGAGGACGGCGTGGACATCTGGGGCGACGGCTCCACCTACAAGGGCAACGACATCGAGCGCTTCTACCGCTACGGGCTGCTGGCCCACCCGCGGCTGCGCATCTACAAGCCGTGGCTGGACCCGCGGTTCGTCTCGGAGCTGGGCGGGCGCCAGGAAATGTCCGAGTGGCTGACCACGCACAACTTCCCCTACCGCGACTCGGCCGAGAAGGCGTACAGCACGGACGCGAACATCTGGGGCGCCACCCATGAGGCCAAGACCCTGGAGCATCTGGACACCAGCCTGGAAGCGGTGCAGCCGATCATGGGCGTGGCGTTCTGGCGCGACGACGTGGAGATTGCCACCGAGGACGTCACCATCCGGTTCGAGGCAGGCCGTCCGGTCGCCATCAACGGCACCGAGTACAGCGACGCCGTGGCCCTGGTCAACGAAGCCAACGCGATCGGCGGCCGCCACGGCCTGGGCATGTCCGACCAGATCGAAAACCGCATCATCGAGGCCAAGTCCCGCGGCATCTACGAAGCGCCGGCCATGGCGCTGCTGCACATCGCCTACGAGCGGCTGCTCAACGCTATCCACAACGAGGACACGGTGGCCAGCTACCACGCGCAGGGCCGCCGCCTGGGCCGCCTGATGTATGAAGGCCGCTGGCTGGACCCGCAGGCCCTGATGCTGCGCGAGTCGCTGCAGAAGTGGGTCGGCTCGGCCGTCACCGGCGAGGTCACCCTTCGCCTGCGCCGCGGCGAGGACTACACCATCCTCGACACCAGCGGCCCGTCGCTGAGCTACCACCCGGACAAGCTCTCGATGGAGCGCGTGGGCGACGCCGCCTTCGGTCCGCTGGACCGGATCGGCCAGCTGACCATGCGCAACCTGGACATCGCGGATTCCCGCTCACGGCTGGAGCAGTACGCCGCCCAGGGTCTGGTGGGCGGCCCGACCGCCGAACTGGTCGGCGCCCTTGAGGCCGGCGGCGCCGAGGAGATCGCCGATACCGCCGAGTTCGACGAAGCCGGCCGTGCCGCCGACGAGGCGCTGGACCGCGCAGCGTTCGACGCCGGTACCGACTGA
- a CDS encoding aldo/keto reductase: protein MMEYRRLGASGLTVSAVGLGCNNLGRSGTPTQTQDGSTAVVNAAVDAGVTLFDVADTYGKTAGLSEEFLGKALGRKRDDVIVATKFGMDTHGANGNDFNARGSRRYIVKAAEASLRRLGTEWIDLYQFHTPDPLTPIEETLAALDDLVSSGKVRYIGHSNRAGWQIAEAEFTARMRGYTRFISAQNHYNLLDRRAELEVLPAAQAYGLGVLPYFPLANGLLTGKYRDGKAPEGSRLTHSRTNLLKDADWEQLGAFSRFAAERDLSEIEVAFSWLAAQPAVASVIAGATKPEQIRQNADAASWQPTNEDLAELDGIFPAAPKVALF, encoded by the coding sequence GTGATGGAATACCGCCGACTGGGCGCTTCAGGACTGACCGTCTCGGCAGTAGGACTCGGCTGCAACAATCTCGGCCGCAGCGGAACCCCCACCCAGACGCAGGACGGATCCACCGCCGTCGTCAATGCCGCTGTAGACGCCGGCGTCACACTTTTCGACGTCGCAGATACCTATGGGAAGACCGCCGGTCTGAGCGAGGAATTCCTGGGCAAGGCGCTGGGGCGGAAGCGCGACGATGTCATTGTCGCCACGAAGTTCGGCATGGACACCCACGGAGCCAACGGGAACGATTTCAACGCCCGCGGCTCGCGGCGGTACATCGTCAAAGCCGCCGAGGCGTCGCTGCGCAGGCTGGGCACAGAGTGGATCGATCTCTACCAGTTCCACACGCCTGACCCGCTGACGCCGATCGAGGAAACCCTCGCCGCGCTGGATGACCTGGTCAGCAGCGGCAAGGTCCGCTACATCGGGCATTCCAACCGTGCCGGCTGGCAGATCGCCGAGGCCGAGTTTACGGCCCGGATGCGCGGTTACACCCGGTTCATCTCCGCACAGAACCATTACAACTTGCTGGACCGCCGGGCCGAACTCGAAGTCCTTCCCGCGGCGCAGGCCTACGGGCTGGGCGTCCTGCCGTACTTCCCGCTGGCCAACGGGCTGCTGACCGGCAAATACAGGGACGGCAAGGCACCGGAAGGCAGCCGCCTGACCCATTCGCGCACCAACCTGCTCAAGGACGCAGACTGGGAACAGCTCGGTGCGTTTTCCCGCTTCGCCGCCGAGCGCGACCTGTCGGAAATCGAGGTTGCCTTCTCCTGGCTGGCGGCCCAGCCTGCCGTCGCATCGGTCATCGCCGGCGCCACCAAGCCCGAACAGATCCGGCAAAACGCCGACGCCGCTTCTTGGCAGCCCACGAATGAAGACCTGGCTGAACTGGACGGGATTTTCCCTGCCGCGCCCAAAGTCGCCCTCTTCTAG
- a CDS encoding nucleoside hydrolase — protein sequence MTESGAPVRLLVDNDTGIDDALALVYLLSLSHVDVEVLTSTPGNVAVEQVARNNLALLELCGRTGVEVAVGATAPLEIPLTTTPETHGPQGIGYAELPAPEGAVSPHHAVDLWVEAARQHPGELTALLTAPLTNFALALRKEPRLPKLLKRVVIMGGSYYYQGNTTPTAEWNTHVDPHAAAEVFAAFEGEPEDRLPIVCALEMTERIELRPEHVAELGRLAGSAEAELVLPEDPEGRRSTAANPLLRCLSDALRFYFEFHRHYDQGYLAHVHDVFAAAIAAGAVDYRTRPATVHVETGSGLLVGTTVADYRGLWGRKPNARIVSWNDPEATFREVLGSIGALARRLDSAGG from the coding sequence ATGACTGAATCGGGAGCGCCGGTCCGGCTGCTGGTGGACAACGATACCGGCATCGATGACGCCCTGGCCCTGGTCTATCTGCTCAGCCTGTCCCACGTTGACGTCGAAGTGCTCACCAGCACGCCGGGCAACGTCGCGGTTGAGCAGGTGGCCCGGAACAATCTGGCTCTGCTGGAACTGTGCGGACGGACCGGCGTGGAGGTCGCCGTCGGGGCGACCGCGCCGTTGGAGATCCCCTTGACGACGACGCCGGAAACCCACGGGCCGCAAGGCATCGGTTACGCCGAACTGCCGGCACCGGAGGGCGCGGTTTCGCCGCATCATGCCGTTGACCTCTGGGTGGAGGCCGCGCGGCAACATCCGGGGGAGCTGACCGCCCTGCTGACCGCCCCGCTGACAAACTTCGCGCTGGCCCTGCGGAAAGAACCCCGGCTGCCGAAGCTGCTCAAACGCGTGGTCATCATGGGCGGCAGCTACTACTACCAAGGCAACACCACGCCGACGGCGGAGTGGAACACCCATGTGGACCCGCACGCCGCCGCCGAGGTCTTCGCGGCGTTCGAGGGCGAGCCCGAAGACCGGTTGCCGATTGTGTGCGCGCTGGAGATGACCGAACGCATCGAGCTGCGCCCGGAACATGTGGCGGAGCTGGGACGGCTCGCCGGCAGCGCCGAGGCCGAGCTGGTGCTTCCGGAAGATCCGGAAGGCCGGCGCAGCACGGCCGCCAATCCCTTGCTGCGCTGCCTCTCCGACGCCCTGCGGTTCTACTTCGAGTTCCACCGCCACTATGACCAGGGCTATTTGGCGCACGTGCACGATGTCTTCGCCGCCGCCATCGCGGCTGGTGCGGTTGACTACCGCACACGCCCGGCCACCGTGCACGTAGAGACGGGATCCGGTCTCCTGGTCGGGACGACCGTCGCCGACTACCGCGGGCTCTGGGGCAGAAAACCCAACGCCCGGATTGTTTCGTGGAACGATCCGGAGGCTACTTTCCGGGAGGTGCTCGGCTCCATCGGGGCGCTGGCCCGGCGGCTGGATTCCGCCGGCGGGTAG
- a CDS encoding glycosyl transferase family 9 — translation MSTSLTLPSNAGSTSLRSRILPLLGAAVIAATYLMLVLLQPVEAAAGLSSWPAVTAFAGYLAGAILLLVGVLPQLPPSAVAIIPVGLALNIVLGQFVGSTLVPLYLDSIGTVLVGLLAGRSAGAATGVLGSLVWSLFNPTVLPFAAGAAAIGYLAGTAGRLGVLRRVYWAPVAGFLTGVVAAVLSAPVAAFVYGGTSGAATGALVAMFRAMGDGLLASITKQALISDPADKALAFLVAALLVAALPRRIRLQFPQVQRQASRPGE, via the coding sequence ATGTCCACGTCCCTGACGCTGCCCTCGAACGCCGGCAGCACATCGCTGCGCTCCCGAATCCTGCCGCTGCTCGGCGCGGCCGTTATCGCTGCCACCTACCTGATGCTGGTCCTGCTCCAGCCGGTGGAAGCGGCCGCGGGCCTGTCCAGCTGGCCCGCCGTCACCGCCTTCGCCGGCTATCTTGCCGGGGCCATCCTGCTGCTGGTCGGCGTCCTGCCGCAGCTGCCGCCCTCGGCGGTGGCCATCATTCCGGTAGGCCTTGCCCTGAACATTGTGCTCGGCCAATTCGTGGGCAGCACGCTGGTGCCGCTCTACCTGGATTCCATCGGCACCGTCCTGGTGGGTCTGCTGGCCGGCCGGTCCGCCGGCGCCGCCACCGGTGTGCTGGGGTCGCTCGTCTGGTCCCTCTTCAACCCCACGGTGCTGCCCTTCGCCGCCGGCGCCGCGGCCATCGGCTACCTCGCCGGGACCGCCGGCCGGCTCGGTGTGCTGCGGCGCGTCTACTGGGCACCGGTGGCCGGCTTCCTGACCGGGGTCGTGGCCGCGGTGCTGTCCGCGCCCGTCGCCGCCTTCGTCTACGGTGGCACCTCCGGCGCCGCGACCGGCGCCTTGGTGGCCATGTTCCGCGCCATGGGTGACGGGCTCCTGGCTTCCATCACCAAGCAGGCGCTGATTTCCGATCCAGCGGACAAGGCACTGGCCTTCCTCGTGGCGGCGCTGCTGGTGGCGGCCCTGCCACGGCGGATCCGCCTGCAGTTCCCGCAGGTGCAGCGTCAGGCGTCCCGGCCCGGCGAATAG
- a CDS encoding energy-coupling factor transporter transmembrane component T family protein encodes MIRLHPFTGLALAAAAALLTLAADRWWLSLAVTGAAVCLAVLAGTAARLVLTAGAVLAPLWLSQLMVHALFDPAGSEVLFAGGPVRLTLEGLTTAGSLGLRAAAFVSVFLLYSVTVDRIELVRAIDAARVPAQLGYIVAATLALVPATAERARAIAQAQAVRGAGEGSGPTGWLRRKRLLAVPLVLSSIQDATERSVQLQLRGFAGGPGRTQLHPVAAKSWEKPFGLLVLCLAAAAAVLLAIPGGR; translated from the coding sequence ATGATCCGGCTTCATCCTTTCACCGGGCTCGCCTTGGCCGCCGCTGCCGCACTGCTCACGCTGGCCGCGGACCGCTGGTGGCTGAGCCTGGCCGTTACCGGGGCGGCCGTCTGCCTGGCAGTCCTCGCGGGAACGGCCGCCCGGCTGGTGCTCACGGCAGGGGCAGTGCTGGCCCCGCTGTGGCTGTCGCAGCTGATGGTCCACGCGCTGTTCGATCCCGCCGGCAGCGAGGTGCTCTTCGCTGGCGGACCCGTCCGGCTGACGCTGGAAGGACTGACGACGGCGGGCAGCCTGGGTCTGCGGGCGGCGGCCTTCGTCTCGGTGTTCCTGCTGTATTCGGTGACCGTTGACCGCATCGAGCTGGTCCGCGCGATCGACGCGGCCCGCGTACCTGCGCAGCTGGGCTACATCGTCGCGGCGACGCTGGCGTTGGTCCCGGCCACGGCCGAAAGAGCCCGAGCCATCGCCCAGGCGCAGGCCGTGCGCGGCGCCGGCGAGGGCAGCGGCCCGACCGGCTGGCTGCGCAGGAAACGGCTGCTCGCGGTTCCCCTGGTGCTGTCCAGCATCCAGGATGCCACCGAGCGCTCCGTGCAACTGCAGTTGAGAGGCTTTGCCGGCGGCCCCGGCCGGACGCAGCTCCATCCGGTCGCGGCGAAGAGCTGGGAGAAACCCTTCGGGCTCCTGGTGCTGTGCCTGGCCGCGGCCGCGGCGGTGCTCCTGGCCATCCCGGGCGGCCGCTGA
- a CDS encoding ABC transporter ATP-binding protein: MELEILDYRYPGHEAPALSGVRLSVAPASLTLVAGGSGSGKSTLAGIMAGHLPGRTGGQLTGSVSLAGQTLEYDGGTQPHVVDLRQWVRHVAYVPQDARSYLSMVRSTVEEELAFGLENAGVPRAEMAARIRSIAGRFGLGPLLEHDPARLSGGQERLVAIAAAAVTDAGVLVLDEPLAGLDETAAARVAAMVTGLRDAGTAVVILTSVLDARFFDAGQALLLENGQSVAEGMSAVRERAASAGVVVSGVSAAAWGGASSPSEHAARSATDVPLGSRPAEPESTDGAVLRYRNVEFSYPDPDHGRRRAKLFRRRPGKGPGGSGPALKGGLLDSVSFAVHPGECVALTGPNGTGKTTLLKMALGLIVPDTGSVSVAGRDTAEASVGQLAKTAGLLFQNPADQLFERSVYHEVAFGPPGSRPNPEVVRQALDACGLNGFEDEHPYELPVSRRRLVALATVLARRPALLVLDEPTVSLDGHGRKLLGRILAAATAGGGAVLLSTHDKEFARAHCQRVVELGRQQALRHTATAPEGVSAPDGTSVR, encoded by the coding sequence ATGGAGCTCGAGATCCTGGACTACCGGTATCCGGGCCACGAGGCACCGGCGCTCTCCGGGGTGCGGCTGTCGGTGGCGCCCGCCTCGCTGACCCTGGTCGCCGGTGGTTCCGGCAGCGGCAAGAGCACGCTGGCCGGGATCATGGCCGGGCATCTGCCCGGCCGGACCGGCGGGCAGCTGACCGGGTCCGTCAGCCTTGCAGGCCAAACCCTGGAGTACGACGGCGGGACGCAGCCTCACGTCGTTGACCTGCGGCAGTGGGTACGGCATGTAGCCTACGTACCCCAGGACGCCCGCTCCTACCTCTCCATGGTGCGTTCCACTGTGGAGGAAGAGTTGGCCTTCGGCCTGGAGAATGCGGGTGTGCCCCGGGCCGAGATGGCGGCACGGATCCGGTCCATCGCCGGGCGGTTCGGCCTCGGCCCGTTGCTGGAGCATGATCCCGCCCGGCTCTCCGGCGGACAGGAGCGGCTGGTTGCCATAGCCGCAGCGGCCGTTACTGATGCCGGCGTGCTGGTGCTGGATGAACCGCTTGCCGGTCTGGACGAGACTGCCGCGGCCCGGGTGGCAGCAATGGTGACGGGCCTGCGGGACGCTGGCACCGCCGTCGTTATCCTGACTTCTGTCCTGGACGCCCGGTTCTTCGACGCCGGCCAGGCGCTGCTGCTGGAGAACGGCCAGAGTGTGGCCGAAGGCATGTCTGCGGTCCGGGAGCGTGCGGCATCGGCCGGAGTCGTGGTTTCCGGCGTCTCGGCGGCGGCATGGGGCGGCGCCAGCAGCCCGTCGGAACATGCTGCAAGGTCAGCGACGGATGTCCCTCTGGGAAGCAGGCCGGCGGAGCCAGAAAGCACAGACGGCGCCGTACTGCGCTACCGGAACGTCGAATTCAGCTACCCTGATCCGGACCATGGCCGGCGGCGGGCAAAACTGTTCCGCCGGCGCCCCGGTAAGGGTCCCGGCGGATCAGGCCCTGCGCTCAAAGGAGGGTTGCTGGACTCCGTCAGTTTCGCGGTGCATCCGGGTGAGTGCGTTGCCTTGACCGGGCCGAACGGAACCGGCAAAACGACGCTGCTGAAGATGGCCCTGGGCCTGATCGTCCCTGATACGGGAAGCGTTTCGGTGGCTGGCCGGGACACGGCGGAAGCTTCGGTGGGGCAGCTCGCGAAGACAGCCGGGCTGCTGTTCCAGAACCCGGCGGACCAGCTGTTCGAGCGGTCCGTCTATCATGAAGTCGCTTTTGGCCCGCCGGGTTCGCGGCCGAATCCGGAAGTTGTCCGTCAGGCACTGGACGCGTGCGGCCTGAACGGGTTCGAGGACGAGCATCCGTACGAGCTGCCGGTCTCCCGGCGGCGGCTGGTCGCCCTGGCGACGGTGCTGGCGCGCCGGCCCGCCTTGCTGGTGCTGGACGAGCCGACGGTGTCCCTGGACGGGCACGGCAGGAAGCTGCTGGGCAGGATCCTGGCGGCGGCGACAGCCGGCGGGGGAGCCGTCCTGCTGTCCACGCACGACAAGGAGTTCGCACGCGCGCATTGCCAGCGGGTGGTGGAACTGGGGCGGCAGCAGGCGCTTCGGCACACAGCTACCGCCCCGGAGGGCGTCAGCGCCCCGGATGGAACTTCCGTCCGTTGA